From a single Sporosarcina oncorhynchi genomic region:
- the spoIID gene encoding stage II sporulation protein D — MDKLLAVLFILLLFFIPILMKKTIEPERPVAMEESPDSCIIHITVDGEDKPIPLDEYIVGVVAGEMPIGFHDEALRAQAIAARTYALRSTDMGRRPIQATVSAQVYKNPAERKKRWGKEFKANDMRLREIVKSTSDNIIVYEDEMITAMFFSTSNGKTETAQNYSGNPIPYLQSVESPGEDVVEAQVERRIEMPLNEWNEALGDEWKADRFRSLQLIRNQTGRVQKAQTTNFEMTGREMREALGIASTDFDIAYDITNKIVIITTKGYGHGVGMSQFGAEAFAQKGWTAESILTYYYSGTTIKKFELDESECLKTLTLANNSK; from the coding sequence ATGGACAAACTACTAGCTGTTTTATTCATTCTACTCTTATTCTTTATTCCTATTCTAATGAAAAAAACGATTGAACCTGAACGACCTGTGGCGATGGAAGAAAGTCCTGATTCTTGCATCATCCATATAACAGTGGATGGGGAGGACAAGCCAATCCCGCTCGACGAGTATATTGTCGGCGTCGTTGCTGGGGAAATGCCAATCGGATTCCACGACGAAGCATTGCGTGCACAGGCGATCGCCGCGCGTACATACGCATTGCGTTCGACTGATATGGGAAGGAGGCCCATTCAAGCAACTGTTTCGGCACAGGTGTACAAAAATCCAGCGGAACGAAAAAAACGTTGGGGGAAGGAGTTCAAAGCGAACGATATGCGATTGCGGGAAATTGTTAAATCGACGTCAGACAATATCATCGTCTATGAAGATGAAATGATCACAGCGATGTTCTTCTCCACATCCAATGGTAAAACAGAAACAGCTCAAAACTATAGCGGTAACCCGATTCCCTATTTACAAAGTGTTGAAAGTCCAGGGGAGGATGTCGTCGAAGCGCAAGTGGAGCGGCGTATTGAAATGCCCTTAAATGAGTGGAACGAAGCGCTTGGTGATGAATGGAAAGCGGACCGGTTCAGAAGTCTTCAACTCATTCGCAATCAGACAGGCCGTGTCCAAAAAGCACAAACGACAAATTTTGAAATGACGGGCAGGGAAATGCGTGAAGCGCTCGGTATTGCATCGACCGATTTCGATATTGCCTATGACATTACGAATAAAATCGTCATCATCACGACAAAGGGATACGGACACGGTGTCGGTATGAGCCAATTCGGCGCAGAAGCATTCGCACAGAAGGGCTGGACTGCCGAATCAATCCTTACGTACTACTATTCCGGCACGACAATAAAAAAGTTTGAACTTGATGAATCGGAATGTTTAAAAACACTCACACTTGCAAACAATAGCAAGTGA
- a CDS encoding rod shape-determining protein translates to MFAKDIGIDLGTANVLIHVKGKGIVLDEPAVVALDKQSNKVLAVGEEAFKMVGRTPGNIIAIRPMKDGVIADFDVTEAMLRHFINKLNVKGFLTKPTILVCCPTNITRVEQKAIKDAVEKSGGKKVYLEEEPKVAAIGAGMDIFQPSGNMVIDIGGGTTDVAVLSMGDIVTSESLKAAGDMLDNNIIQYIKKKHKLLIGDRTAETIKMKIATVFPGGRQEEMDIRGRDMATGLPRILTINSEEIRMAMSETIEMIVQSAKNVLEKTPPELSADIIDRGIFLTGGGALLHGIDQLLAEELKVPVFVSDNPLGCVAIGTGILLDNISKANRRF, encoded by the coding sequence ATCTTTGCTAAAGATATCGGAATCGACCTGGGGACTGCAAATGTGTTGATTCACGTAAAAGGAAAAGGCATTGTTTTGGACGAGCCCGCAGTTGTGGCACTCGACAAACAGTCAAATAAAGTATTGGCAGTCGGCGAAGAAGCGTTTAAAATGGTCGGCAGAACGCCCGGCAATATCATTGCCATCCGCCCGATGAAAGATGGCGTAATTGCGGATTTCGATGTGACGGAAGCGATGCTGCGTCATTTCATTAATAAATTGAATGTCAAAGGATTTCTGACAAAACCGACAATCCTCGTATGTTGTCCGACGAACATTACGCGTGTCGAACAAAAGGCGATAAAGGATGCAGTCGAAAAATCCGGCGGTAAGAAAGTATACTTAGAAGAAGAACCGAAAGTCGCTGCAATCGGCGCTGGCATGGATATCTTTCAGCCAAGCGGCAATATGGTCATCGATATCGGGGGCGGGACGACGGATGTCGCAGTCCTTTCGATGGGTGATATTGTTACCTCTGAATCACTGAAGGCAGCGGGCGATATGCTCGACAATAATATTATCCAATATATTAAGAAAAAACATAAATTGCTAATTGGTGACCGTACAGCTGAAACAATCAAAATGAAGATTGCAACTGTCTTCCCTGGCGGACGCCAAGAAGAGATGGACATTAGAGGCCGTGACATGGCAACGGGACTACCCCGCATTCTAACCATCAATTCTGAAGAAATCCGTATGGCGATGAGCGAAACAATCGAAATGATTGTCCAGTCCGCGAAAAACGTTCTGGAAAAGACGCCACCTGAACTGTCAGCGGACATTATTGATAGGGGGATCTTCCTAACTGGTGGTGGGGCGTTGCTGCACGGCATCGACCAGCTGCTTGCGGAAGAACTGAAAGTACCGGTTTTCGTATCGGATAATCCATTGGGCTGTGTAGCGATTGGCACGGGAATTTTACTCGACAATATTAGCAAAGCAAATAGACGGTTTTAA
- a CDS encoding sporulation transcriptional regulator SpoIIID: MHEQIRRRCVRLGKMLLDTGLTVRALAKATGYSKSTVHKDLTERLPNVDMELSEEVARILAYHKSVRHLRGGEATRMKWMNEHKKARNT; this comes from the coding sequence GTGCACGAGCAAATTCGGAGGCGATGCGTGCGCCTCGGCAAAATGTTGCTGGACACTGGACTTACCGTACGGGCACTCGCGAAAGCGACAGGATACTCCAAAAGCACGGTCCATAAAGATTTGACAGAACGGTTGCCAAATGTGGATATGGAGTTATCCGAAGAAGTCGCGAGAATACTTGCCTATCATAAGTCTGTCAGACATTTAAGAGGCGGTGAAGCAACACGAATGAAATGGATGAATGAACATAAGAAGGCCCGCAATACATGA
- a CDS encoding M23 family metallopeptidase, with product MREEKPKFPSQKNKSQKKNRWFWPAIYSGLAIVFVGMIWGFNAIVQKDSATDGVEVTQQPNNDLVVETNAQTEVLKYPFDEDEFENMAILQEYYDVEADEDMREKALLVFSQTYLTNKGLSISMEDQPFEVVAAMSGTVKEVVIDEFSGSEITIEHAEGLSTIYGSLTGILVKEGDQVLQGQALGNATSNEWNAQAGTHLHFEVHKDGIPVNPRSYLAF from the coding sequence ATGCGAGAAGAAAAACCGAAATTCCCTTCTCAGAAGAATAAGAGTCAGAAGAAGAATAGATGGTTCTGGCCAGCCATCTACTCAGGTCTAGCGATCGTCTTCGTCGGTATGATTTGGGGCTTCAACGCCATCGTACAAAAGGACAGTGCGACGGATGGTGTCGAAGTGACGCAACAGCCGAACAATGACTTGGTCGTAGAAACAAACGCGCAAACAGAAGTACTCAAGTATCCGTTTGACGAAGATGAATTTGAAAACATGGCCATTTTACAAGAGTACTATGATGTGGAAGCGGACGAAGATATGAGAGAGAAAGCACTTCTCGTCTTCAGCCAGACGTACCTGACAAACAAAGGCCTTTCCATCTCAATGGAAGATCAGCCATTTGAAGTCGTCGCAGCCATGAGCGGAACCGTCAAAGAAGTCGTCATCGACGAATTCTCAGGCAGCGAAATCACAATTGAACACGCTGAAGGGCTATCCACAATCTACGGCTCACTCACAGGCATCCTCGTGAAAGAAGGCGACCAAGTCCTCCAAGGACAAGCACTCGGCAACGCCACTAGCAACGAATGGAACGCCCAAGCAGGCACACACCTGCACTTCGAAGTGCACAAAGACGGCATCCCAGTGAACCCGCGCTCATACCTAGCATTCTAA